One Salmo trutta chromosome 19, fSalTru1.1, whole genome shotgun sequence genomic window carries:
- the LOC115155024 gene encoding lissencephaly-1 homolog B — protein MVLSQRQRDELNRAIADYLRSNGYEEAYSTFKKEAELDMNEELDKKYAGLLEKKWTSVIRLQKKVMELESKLNEAKEEITLGGPVAQKRDPKEWIPRPPERYALSGHRSPVTRVIFHPVFSVMVTSSEDATIKVWDYEAGDFERTLKGHTDSVQDISFDQTGKLLASCSADMTIKLWDFQGFECIRTMHGHDHNVSSVAIMPNGDHIVSASRDKTIKMWEVATGYCVKTFTGHREWVRMVRPNQDGSLIASCSNDQTVRVWVATSKECKAELREHEHVVECIAWAPDTAHPTILEATSSESKKNGKSGPFLLSGSRDKTIKMWDISTGMCLMTLVGHDNWVRGVLVHPGGRFIVSCADDKTLRIWDYKNKRCMKTLCAHEHFVTSLDMHQTAPYVVTGSVDQTVKVWECR, from the exons aAACCGAGCAATAGCAGACTACCTACGCTCCAATGGCTATGAGGAAGCCTACTCCACCTTCAAGAAAGAGGCTGAATTAGATATG AATGAGGAGTTAGATAAGAAGTACGCTGGTCTTTTGGAAAAGAAATGGACCTCTGTCATCAGATTACAGAAGAAG gtgatGGAGCTGGAGTCGAAGCTGAATGAGGCCAAAGAGGAGATCACTCTAGGGGGTCCGGTGGCCCAGAAGAGGGACCCTAAGGAGTGGATCCCCCGTCCCCCAGAGAGATACGCCCTGAGCGGCCACCGCTCCCCCGTCACACGGGTCATCTTCCATCCTGTCTTCTCCGTCATGGTCACCTCCTCCGAGGACGCCACTATcaag GTGTGGGACTATGAGGCAGGGGACTTTGAGCGGACACTGAAGGGCCATACAGACTCTGTTCAGGACATCTCCTTTGACCAGACAGGCAAGCTGCTGGCTTCCTGTTCTGCAGACATGACCATCAAGCTGTGGGACTTCCAGGGCTTCGAGTGCATCCGCACCATGCACG GTCATGACCATAACGTGTCGTCTGTAGCCATCATGCCCAACGGAGACCACATAGTCTCCGCCTCCAGAGACAAGACCATCAAAATGTGGGAGGTGGCCACTGg GTACTGTGTGAAGACATTTACAGGCCACAGGGAGTGGGTGAGGATGGTCCGGCCCAACCAGGATGGTTCTCTTATCGCCAGCTGTTCCAACGACCAGACAGTGCGTGTGTGGGTGGCCACCTCCAAGGAGTGTAAGGCTGAGCTGCGAGAGCACGAACACGTGGTGGAGTGTATCGCCTGGGCCCCCGATACCGCTCACCCTACCATCCTGGAGGCTACCAGCTCGGAG agcAAGAAGAATGGGAAGTCTGGTCCGTTCCTTCTCTCTGGCTCTAGAGATAAGACCATCAAGATGTGGGACATTAGCACTGGCATGTGCCTTATGACTCTG GTGGGTCATGATAACTGGGTACGTGGTGTGTTGGTGCACCCTGGAGGCAGGTTCATAGTGAGCTGTGCTGATGATAAGACTCTGAGGATCTGGGACTACAAGAACAAGCGCTGCATGAAGACCTTGTGTGCCCATGAACACTTTGTTACCTCTCTGG ATATGCACCAGACTGCTCCCTACGTGGTGACAGGCAGCGTTGATCAGACAGTCAAAGTGTGGGAGTGTCGCTGA